The sequence CAATCCTGTCCCACGCACTGATTCTTTAACCACAACTCGCCCAATCGAATAATCATTAAACCGTGTGCCCGGTTTCAATAAGCGTGAGTAGGCCACAATTTGTCCGTCCTTTTCCATAAATTGGTGGATGGCATTTTTATCCAGCCCATCAATATCGTTGTAAACACAGTCCTGTTCAACCACAAAAATCTCTGCCCTAAGTTGAAGAATGTCGTAAAGTTCGTTTGTGGTGAGTT comes from uncultured Draconibacterium sp. and encodes:
- a CDS encoding GNAT family N-acetyltransferase is translated as MTFKFKHFSELTTNELYDILQLRAEIFVVEQDCVYNDIDGLDKNAIHQFMEKDGQIVAYSRLLKPGTRFNDYSIGRVVVKESVRGTGLGIQMMEEAKRYILENWKPEKIKISAQKYLRKFYEDLGFKIVTDEYLEDGIPHYGMLFENHAD